Proteins co-encoded in one Quercus robur chromosome 8, dhQueRobu3.1, whole genome shotgun sequence genomic window:
- the LOC126694082 gene encoding photosystem I reaction center subunit V, chloroplastic, whose translation MAASSSTLFSTPTFSPTLQRHHNSHLSPSNISFQGLKPLITRLPKTKSSTKVVTTTPRRNVVKAELSAPLVISLSTGLSLFLGRFVFFNFQRENVAKQVPEQNGVTHFEAGDTRAKEYVSLLKSNDPVGFNIVDVLAWGSIGHIVAYYILATTSNGYDPKFFD comes from the coding sequence ATGGCAGCCTCTTCCTCCACCTTGTTCTCCACCCCAACCTTCTCACCTACcctccaaaggcaccacaattcCCACCTCTCTCCATCCAACATATCCTTCCAAGGCCTCAAGCCCCTCATCACAAGGCTCCCAAAAACCAAGTCAAGCACAAAAGTCGTTACCACCACACCCAGAAGAAATGTTGTGAAGGCAGAGCTGAGTGCACCCCTTGTGATAAGCTTGAGCACAGGGCTATCACTCTTCTTAGGAAGGTTTGTGTTCTTCAACTTCCAAAGAGAGAACGTGGCCAAACAAGTGCCTGAGCAAAACGGTGTGACCCACTTCGAAGCTGGTGACACTCGTGCTAAAGAGTACGTTAGCCTCCTCAAATCCAATGACCCAGTTGGGTTTAACATCGTGGATGTCTTGGCTTGGGGTTCTATTGGTCACATAGTTGCTTATTATATCTTGGCCACCACTAGCAACGGCTATGATCCCAAGTTCTTTGACTGA